GATGGGGTTCTGTTGTTTAAACGTGACGCCAACTCCGACACGCCACACGAGCCATTCAAGTGTGACATTTTGATATCAGAATGGATGGGATACGGGTTGCTCTACGAGAATATGTTGCCCTCGGTTTTGTTTGCCCGTGACAAGTACCTTACTGAGGACGGTATTATGGTGCCTAGCAAGGTCAAATTGGGGGTGGGTGGGTATGAGGACGTAATCAATACGCGCAGTTCTTTGCCATTGATATGCACGAAGAGCTTTCAGCGAAAATGAGGGAGTGGAATGAGCCCAAATACGGCATAGTGTTAAGCGGCCTGCGCTATGAGGCCGCCGAGCTGCTCAAGGTCCCGGCTGTGGAGGCGGCGGACCCGTCTTCTATAGTCAGCGACGCAAGCGGCATATGCGTCATGGATCTAAAGCGTGTGAAGCCGTCTGAACTGTCCACTGCTCACGATTTCGAGGTAGGTTTATGCTACCTCTAAGTGACAATGCGCAGGTGAAAGTGCACGACGGGAAAACGTGTTCCTCCCTCGTCCTCTACTTTGACTGCATTTTTGAGCCTCGCAATACGGCTGATGGGAGCTTCCCTGCTGTGCTAAACCTCAAGTCTAAGACTTTTGGTGGGCTGGAGTCATATCGGGAGTCCCTCCCCGGCGTAGACACGACGAGGACGTATAGCGTGTCGCCTGACTACGCTGGTTCCGAAGAGGAAGGTGGCGTGGTGGTTGTTATGTCTACTCGGCCTGACCAGACAACAACGCACTGGAAGCAGGTGTTGCTGCATCTTGTGGTAGGTTACCATGGCAGTTTGTCACTTAGACACAGGATCACAACGACGCCCCTGTGCGACTGAATGGTAAGTTAGTCACCCATATTCATACACATTGCCACAGACACAATACATGGTACAGTTTCATTGCTCAAGAACCCGACTAACAACCGTTGGCTCGACATCCTGCTCCGACTGCGCGACTCGGCAGCGCTGGGCGATTGCTACTACAAGCTCATGTAATCACGTGCAATATGCACCATATGGTCAAAGTATATCTATATCGCAACATTACGTGTTAATATTTGCGATGACCTCGTGTCTTTTGTTATATTACGTGTACTGTTGTGTAGCACCAGAAACCTTACACCAAAATATACGGCGGAATCGGTTGATTACGTGACCTTCCACTCGCACACATTGTATGCTATTAAATAACATATTGAGGGGATAACAATGGCGAGCTCCGACGCAGTGGCCGACAACGTCCTGTTGATGCTTACCGAGAAGTGCTCCGGTATCGATGGACTGCTGGACACATTCTTCTCCTTCCTGGGCCGACGCACCGACTTTTACACTCCACCTGGTGGTGAAGATCCCAATGGTCATTTAGAGTACTGCGTGAAGCTGGTTTCGCAACGTTGCCGCCAGGCTGGCGCTGCGGCCATAGAAGCCAAACGCAGGGAGGCAGACTCAAAGCGTCAAAAGGAAGCTGCTAAACACGTAGTTCAGGCCGATAATTCAGTTATAGATGTCACTTCTGGAGACCCAGAATCGGTTATAGAGATTCCCCGGAATCAGGAACCCCCAGAGGAGGTTGAAGAGCACTCCGAGGGAGAGACCGACGAAACTCCTCCGCCTGGCAACGGAGGAACCACTGAATGGTATGTCAACATTTCACGTGTGGCATTACGTACTATTATACGAATTTAACACCTCTCAGGTATGTCTGGACCCAGACACTGGCGGGTGTCGAAGTCTCTGCACCAGTTCCTGCCGGCACTAAGAGTCGCAACATCAAGGTCGACATTACTACGAATAGGCTTACAGCATATCTGAACGGATCTCTGCTATTTGGCGGGGATTTGCATGAGACTGTCAGAAGTGACGACTGTTTCTGGACACTGGTTGACGGGAAGACCCTGCAGATAACTCTGGAAAAGCGCAACCAGATACAATGGTGGCCGTGTGTTATCAAGGGCCACCCAGAGATTGACGTTAAGAAAATCGTACCCGAGAATTCCAAGCTAAGTGACTTGGACCCTGAGACTCGGCACACCGTGGAGAAGATGATGTTTGACCAGCGCCAAAAGGCCGCAGGCCTGCCAACGAGTGCACAGGCGTCGCAGTTCGAGGCCCTGGAGAGGTTCAAAAAGGCTCACCCTGAGCTAGACTTCTCAAAAGCAAAGATAAACTTTGCCAGTTGAATGCCATTTGCATGATTGGGTTGCCGATATTTCACTTAATCCGCAGTTGTCAGAATTATCGGTTATCTGTGGACTTATACCCTATCCAGTTACTTGTGATTTTCAGTGGCCGCATTTATAGTAATTTGTGGCATGTTGCAACGATCATGtttgcaattttaatggctATACATGGTACAATATATGCTATAGATAGTGAGGCCCAGGTATAAAGGTATAATGAATGCAGACCTGCCTATACGGTCTCTCATTATGACGCATTAATGTTTGGTTTTGTCTGGTCATTTTTAATGTGCCTTAATTTTTGCACTACATCACCACGGCAAATTGTATCTTAAAATGACGTAGTAAACTGTGAGGTGACTGAGAATATTGCACATTTTGGGTTTGGTATGCTAGCCGGTGGCATCAAAATGGTGATCATACCCATCAGTACAGCTGCAGGTGCGATATATTGCTGATTT
This genomic stretch from Babesia bigemina genome assembly Bbig001, chromosome : III harbors:
- a CDS encoding PROTEIN ARGININE N-METHYLTRANSFERASE, putative: MSSSDSSDSCSSGSELEETWEGEGVATSLFDDFSSPFASQVYRHMESKFGFDHRILGKGTLHRVALVTYLEREKAKGADVLDCYQRIRSDPSIVLNRMEEFIKPPFENEKLLWDFMESSDEEGDEDLLSKHLSQEKGTKTAQAIRKRASEDESYFKCYKGLGIHREMVQDAVRTGAYEAFIRLNKALFKDKVVLDVGCGSGILSLLAAKHGAKLVVGIDNCENLVNMSEDHARINNLTNVRFLHGKVEDSDLAYVDGVLLFKRDANSDTPHEPFKCDILISEWMGYGLLYENMLPSVLFARDKYLTEDGIMVPSKVKLGFFAIDMHEELSAKMREWNEPKYGIVLSGLRYEAAELLKVPAVEAADPSSIVSDASGICVMDLKRVKPSELSTAHDFEVKVHDGKTCSSLVLYFDCIFEPRNTADGSFPAVLNLKSKTFGGLESYRESLPGVDTTRTYSVSPDYAGSEEEGGVVVVMSTRPDQTTTHWKQVLLHLVDHNDAPVRLNVSLLKNPTNNRWLDILLRLRDSAALGDCYYKLM
- a CDS encoding nuclear movement family protein, putative, yielding MASSDAVADNVLLMLTEKCSGIDGLLDTFFSFLGRRTDFYTPPGGEDPNGHLEYCVKLVSQRCRQAGAAAIEAKRREADSKRQKEAAKHVVQADNSVIDVTSGDPESVIEIPRNQEPPEEVEEHSEGETDETPPPGNGGTTEWYVWTQTLAGVEVSAPVPAGTKSRNIKVDITTNRLTAYLNGSLLFGGDLHETVRSDDCFWTLVDGKTLQITLEKRNQIQWWPCVIKGHPEIDVKKIVPENSKLSDLDPETRHTVEKMMFDQRQKAAGLPTSAQASQFEALERFKKAHPELDFSKAKINFAS